One Sediminicola sp. YIK13 DNA segment encodes these proteins:
- a CDS encoding CDGSH iron-sulfur domain-containing protein has protein sequence MKKDNAVSITPLENGPYLVKELQTLTNQKGPVKTKQSITLCRCGGSGDKPFCDGTHLKNGFSSAKLDGRVEDKRDDYVGQYITIHDNRGICAHAGKCTDGLPAVFHLKEEPWIYPDSATIKAIKETIDKCPSGALSYTIDGVEHRDRDGDPRIFIAPNGPYLVSGRPTLENTTRAEGASKEHFTLCRCGGSKNKPFCDGSHWYNDFKDDKN, from the coding sequence ATGAAAAAAGACAACGCGGTATCCATTACACCATTGGAAAATGGCCCCTATTTAGTTAAAGAACTCCAGACTTTAACGAATCAGAAAGGCCCTGTAAAAACAAAACAATCCATAACACTCTGTAGATGCGGAGGTTCTGGAGATAAACCATTTTGCGATGGAACACATTTAAAAAATGGCTTTTCTTCAGCTAAACTCGATGGAAGAGTCGAGGACAAACGAGACGACTATGTAGGTCAGTATATTACAATTCATGACAATCGAGGTATTTGCGCCCATGCTGGCAAATGCACGGACGGCTTGCCAGCCGTATTCCACTTGAAAGAGGAGCCATGGATCTATCCAGACTCGGCAACGATAAAGGCCATTAAAGAAACAATTGACAAATGCCCTTCTGGTGCACTAAGCTATACCATAGATGGCGTTGAACATCGTGATAGAGATGGTGACCCACGTATTTTTATTGCTCCTAACGGACCGTATCTTGTTTCGGGAAGACCTACACTTGAAAATACAACAAGAGCCGAAGGCGCCTCTAAAGAGCACTTTACCTTATGCCGTTGTGGCGGCTCCAAAAACAAACCTTTCTGTGATGGATCACATTGGTACAACGACTTTAAAGACGACAAAAACTGA
- a CDS encoding DUF6090 family protein has product MENGKTSRYFKYAIGEIALVVLGILIALQINNWNESRKQSTAEKEFITSLKNDLKQDKIFIESVIELNEPRIESYKILNNDIHNLYTNDRNSLDSIFKIYFRSQRTFYPISGSYESAVSGNQITIFRNKALVNKVVKLYNSTYDRLIDNGQILDERWAFLSKKYSYERRTGKFREMTPEQLTEFLDDVYHHFKQMEWYIKQLKLAMKEIDKISTEK; this is encoded by the coding sequence ATGGAAAATGGAAAAACAAGCAGATACTTTAAATACGCCATTGGAGAAATTGCACTTGTTGTTCTTGGTATTTTAATCGCTCTACAGATTAACAATTGGAACGAATCAAGAAAACAATCAACAGCTGAAAAAGAATTTATTACAAGTTTAAAAAATGACTTAAAACAAGATAAGATTTTTATTGAGAGCGTAATAGAACTTAACGAACCGAGAATAGAATCCTATAAAATCTTGAATAACGATATACACAATCTTTATACTAATGATAGAAATTCTTTAGATTCTATATTCAAGATTTATTTTAGAAGTCAACGCACATTTTATCCAATATCTGGTTCTTATGAATCAGCTGTGTCAGGCAATCAAATCACTATTTTTAGAAATAAGGCATTGGTAAATAAAGTAGTTAAATTGTATAATTCAACTTATGATAGATTAATTGATAACGGGCAGATTTTGGACGAGAGATGGGCTTTTTTAAGTAAAAAATATAGCTATGAAAGAAGAACTGGGAAATTTCGTGAAATGACGCCTGAACAATTGACCGAATTCCTTGATGACGTATATCATCATTTCAAACAAATGGAATGGTATATAAAACAGTTAAAATTAGCTATGAAAGAAATCGATAAGATAAGTACAGAAAAATAA
- a CDS encoding DUF6090 family protein, with the protein MENKTGKYLKYAIGEIVLVVIGILIALQINNWNEQRKASISERALYRRILKDLEADEKRIINHIDYYQTDKKMLKQIYQDTQGLLSQDSLINYSTLRASNIFNLTIKNNYSNYIKDINQDSIREKIDSYFKQETHISDALELMRNYKEIELKPFLAKYGINNTKELFNKYDLDYYDLREENILYDSKLKEQYGTNELDQLLFNTAIRTSWTLSALETVLARNKELQFSLKNIIN; encoded by the coding sequence ATGGAAAATAAAACTGGCAAGTATTTGAAATATGCCATTGGTGAAATTGTCCTAGTGGTCATAGGTATTCTCATTGCACTGCAAATTAATAATTGGAATGAGCAACGTAAAGCGAGTATAAGTGAGAGGGCACTATATCGCCGTATTTTAAAAGACTTAGAAGCTGATGAAAAAAGAATAATCAATCATATTGATTATTATCAAACTGATAAAAAAATGCTCAAGCAAATCTACCAAGACACACAAGGATTATTGTCTCAAGATTCTTTGATTAATTATAGTACTCTAAGAGCTTCCAATATCTTCAATTTAACTATTAAAAATAATTACTCTAATTACATTAAAGATATAAACCAAGACTCAATCCGAGAAAAGATAGATAGTTATTTCAAACAAGAGACTCATATTTCTGATGCTTTAGAGCTAATGAGAAATTATAAAGAAATAGAACTCAAGCCTTTTTTAGCAAAATATGGTATTAATAATACTAAAGAATTATTTAATAAGTATGATTTAGACTATTATGATTTAAGGGAAGAAAATATTTTATATGATTCAAAATTAAAAGAACAATATGGTACCAATGAGCTAGACCAGCTGTTGTTCAATACAGCTATTAGAACATCATGGACTCTAAGTGCACTAGAAACGGTATTAGCAAGAAATAAAGAATTACAATTCAGTTTAAAAAATATAATAAATTGA
- a CDS encoding DUF6090 family protein — protein sequence MIKFFRRIRQQLLSENKFSKYLLYAIGEIILVVIGILIALQINTWNTHRTDRNKEQEYLQNLVEDIKVQQHLVNVQSIHEKKMKSKVEKALVHINSGQISADSLNEYLADITRKSFVVNDPTFQDLKSSGSILLIKNNDLRKNILSFYQYLDYSALVIQTSNEQGISEFRDFLLKNPTVNLNYKDTVKVAGNIDWSVKTVTVQWAKELQESKMQDKEFLFQLLNHVAQRGRNSSVHIDILKRLEQRIIEMQNQIENILRDD from the coding sequence ATGATCAAATTCTTCCGCCGTATCAGGCAGCAACTACTCTCCGAAAACAAATTCAGCAAATATCTCCTCTATGCTATTGGTGAAATTATCCTAGTCGTAATTGGAATCTTGATAGCCTTGCAGATTAATACTTGGAATACTCACCGAACAGATCGGAATAAAGAACAAGAGTATCTGCAAAACCTAGTAGAAGATATAAAGGTTCAGCAACACCTGGTTAATGTACAGAGCATTCATGAGAAAAAGATGAAATCAAAGGTTGAGAAGGCTTTGGTTCACATTAATTCAGGGCAAATTAGTGCAGATTCCCTGAATGAATATTTGGCCGATATTACCCGCAAATCGTTTGTTGTGAACGATCCAACATTTCAGGATCTCAAAAGTTCAGGTAGCATATTGCTAATAAAGAACAATGATCTCAGAAAAAATATCCTATCATTCTATCAATACTTGGACTACAGCGCTTTGGTCATACAAACAAGTAATGAGCAAGGTATTTCAGAATTCAGAGATTTTCTACTCAAAAATCCAACAGTTAATTTGAATTATAAAGACACTGTAAAAGTGGCAGGAAATATAGATTGGTCGGTTAAAACCGTTACAGTTCAATGGGCCAAAGAATTGCAGGAATCAAAGATGCAAGACAAGGAGTTTCTGTTCCAACTATTAAATCACGTTGCACAACGTGGTAGAAATAGCAGTGTTCATATCGATATTTTGAAACGTTTGGAGCAGCGGATAATTGAAATGCAGAACCAGATTGAAAACATTTTAAGAGATGATTAA
- a CDS encoding DUF2306 domain-containing protein → MHDFVNTPLGWFHFITALISILSGTYILFRPKGTKLHKQFGYIYVLSMFLVCGSALGVYNITGDFGVFHILAIAGLLTLIMGLSPLLLKNISNKHKVLHMWFMYYSILGLYAAFVSELSIRIPEKPSYGIVGIASAIIFILGSIFIFWKENTWREYFKK, encoded by the coding sequence ATGCATGACTTTGTCAACACCCCACTAGGGTGGTTTCACTTTATAACCGCTTTGATTTCTATACTTTCTGGTACCTATATTTTATTTAGACCAAAAGGAACTAAACTGCATAAACAGTTTGGGTACATTTATGTTTTATCAATGTTCTTGGTGTGTGGTTCAGCTTTAGGAGTTTATAACATTACGGGTGATTTTGGGGTTTTTCATATTTTAGCCATTGCTGGATTATTAACTCTGATTATGGGGTTATCACCGCTACTCTTGAAAAATATTAGTAATAAACATAAAGTGCTTCATATGTGGTTTATGTATTATTCCATTTTAGGACTTTACGCTGCATTTGTTTCCGAATTGAGTATTAGAATACCGGAAAAACCATCTTATGGAATAGTTGGAATAGCTTCAGCCATCATTTTTATATTAGGTTCTATTTTTATTTTTTGGAAAGAGAATACCTGGAGGGAATATTTTAAAAAATAA
- a CDS encoding S41 family peptidase, with the protein MKKKILWFLILVLVVTIGYISTLSDPTEDESIRFVEIDSYLTKEEMSNDIDSLNFTFEKIHPNPYRFIEKEDFISKVDSIKTQLPDSLTEINFWRLLDKIIVCYNDAHSKAEDSYILTDYVKKQKLFFPLSASIHTGKILISCNENTEQRLPKQTEVMEINGITAKEIIRDLLSHATKENKSLKLLEISDDFGFYLWKMYDWTSEFKIHYKRIESNTLDSIVIKGINWENRKNYRKSENDSYTFKLLEKGVGYMKITNFNGDETEIKDFYKQSFKSLSKNNSSNLILDFRGHKGGSDSYGEHLAKYFSKEPYRKLSKAYWKITPEFKEAFDRRFIPRSIRWFKPIYLVNEYSSIFYGAEPNELVTINYEMKNPLSEEKRFLGNIYLITDHNTFSAGSIFAEMFKYYNMGKIIGQPTGNLYSFNGFALADFTLPNSKLSYQVSSVYNVANNEEKGMKSVEPDIIIDLEIDPLEYIIENLLDNNKVN; encoded by the coding sequence ATGAAGAAGAAAATTCTGTGGTTCTTAATTTTAGTGTTGGTAGTTACAATTGGCTATATATCTACTTTGTCTGACCCCACAGAAGATGAGTCAATAAGGTTTGTTGAAATCGATAGTTATTTGACCAAAGAAGAAATGTCAAATGATATAGATTCCTTAAACTTTACCTTTGAAAAAATACATCCAAATCCCTACAGATTTATTGAAAAAGAGGATTTTATTTCAAAGGTTGATTCTATTAAAACACAACTTCCGGATAGTTTAACTGAAATAAATTTTTGGAGACTTCTTGACAAAATTATTGTTTGCTATAATGATGCTCATTCTAAAGCAGAGGATAGCTATATTTTAACAGATTACGTAAAAAAACAAAAACTTTTTTTCCCTTTATCTGCGAGTATTCACACAGGAAAAATACTTATTTCGTGCAATGAAAACACAGAACAGCGTTTGCCAAAACAGACGGAAGTTATGGAAATAAACGGTATTACAGCAAAAGAAATAATCAGAGATTTACTTAGCCACGCTACTAAAGAAAACAAATCACTTAAACTTCTTGAAATTTCAGATGATTTTGGATTCTATTTATGGAAAATGTACGATTGGACTTCTGAATTTAAAATTCATTATAAGAGAATTGAATCGAACACTTTAGATTCAATTGTTATTAAAGGCATAAATTGGGAAAACAGAAAAAATTATAGAAAAAGTGAAAACGATTCATATACTTTCAAATTATTAGAAAAGGGTGTGGGATATATGAAAATAACTAATTTTAATGGTGACGAAACGGAAATTAAAGATTTTTACAAACAATCTTTTAAATCATTATCGAAAAACAATTCTTCAAATTTAATATTGGATTTCAGAGGACATAAAGGTGGCTCCGATAGCTATGGCGAACATTTGGCAAAATATTTTTCAAAAGAGCCATACAGAAAACTCTCAAAAGCGTATTGGAAAATAACACCTGAGTTTAAAGAAGCTTTCGATAGGAGGTTTATTCCGAGAAGTATCCGTTGGTTTAAACCAATTTATTTGGTGAATGAATATTCCAGTATTTTTTATGGAGCCGAGCCTAATGAATTGGTAACTATCAATTATGAAATGAAAAATCCTTTATCCGAGGAAAAAAGATTCCTTGGAAATATTTATTTGATTACAGACCATAACACTTTTTCAGCAGGTTCAATCTTTGCTGAAATGTTTAAGTATTACAATATGGGAAAGATAATCGGACAACCAACAGGTAATTTATATTCATTTAATGGCTTTGCTTTGGCTGATTTTACGTTACCTAATTCAAAACTATCATATCAAGTTTCATCAGTTTATAATGTTGCTAATAACGAAGAAAAAGGAATGAAATCTGTTGAGCCTGATATTATAATTGATTTAGAAATAGACCCTTTGGAATATATTATTGAAAATTTATTAGATAATAACAAAGTGAACTGA
- a CDS encoding S41 family peptidase, translating to MKSIKNLSILILFLIFCSCNEKVWNEEPKPNGIWEQIGYGNIIELNDTIISVYNVSKQDCYLSFEEHILDFGKVKNYSKDTLSIQHGNDDWLFTRLEKLPNLCTTTSELKNDPKHNFQVFWDTFNEHYASFEIKNINWNKVYNQYEPKISDYTTDLELYTIFREMIALLNDGHVEMEVPEEIENDFKNQIDKPREKYSKLDEFNLNKEIAALYVDSLNNYNAGMLRYGLISENIGYVQINSMLMLADYGLEKNLGLRNFYNHYWKKAENRKDEIQRQDEVDGINTILDRIIEELAGAKSYILDIRFNGGGKDAVALAILNHFSDEEKIAYTKKARVENGFTNPQKIKIIPSKNNFKGNVYILSSHLTSSASEILVLASLVNTNFKRIGATTEGIFSSTLDKKLPNGWEYELSNEVYEDVKGRNYENIGISPDYQLEYSKNKDDFLDQLSNDLKDRKDNAIELVIEIEKEQSEK from the coding sequence TTGAAAAGCATTAAAAATTTATCAATCCTAATATTATTTTTAATCTTTTGTTCGTGCAATGAAAAAGTATGGAACGAAGAACCAAAACCAAATGGAATTTGGGAACAAATTGGATATGGAAATATCATTGAATTGAACGACACAATTATAAGTGTCTATAATGTTTCAAAGCAAGATTGTTATTTATCATTTGAAGAACACATTTTAGATTTTGGTAAAGTCAAAAACTATTCAAAAGACACTTTAAGCATTCAGCACGGAAATGATGATTGGCTATTTACGAGATTAGAAAAATTACCCAACCTCTGTACAACCACAAGTGAACTTAAGAACGACCCAAAACACAATTTCCAAGTATTTTGGGACACCTTCAATGAACACTACGCATCTTTTGAAATTAAAAATATTAATTGGAACAAAGTCTATAACCAATATGAGCCTAAAATAAGTGATTACACTACTGATTTAGAACTTTATACGATCTTTAGAGAGATGATTGCTCTTCTTAATGATGGACATGTAGAAATGGAAGTTCCTGAAGAAATTGAAAACGATTTTAAAAATCAGATAGATAAACCAAGAGAGAAGTATTCCAAATTGGACGAATTTAATCTCAATAAAGAAATTGCAGCATTATATGTAGACAGTTTAAACAATTACAATGCAGGAATGCTTCGTTACGGGCTTATCAGCGAAAATATTGGTTATGTTCAGATCAACTCCATGTTGATGTTGGCAGACTACGGCTTAGAGAAAAATCTGGGTTTGAGAAATTTCTATAATCACTATTGGAAAAAAGCAGAGAACAGAAAAGACGAAATACAAAGACAAGACGAGGTAGATGGAATCAATACTATCTTAGATAGAATAATAGAAGAATTAGCCGGGGCAAAAAGTTATATTCTAGACATTCGTTTTAATGGTGGTGGAAAAGATGCTGTTGCACTCGCTATATTAAATCACTTTTCAGATGAGGAAAAAATTGCTTACACAAAAAAAGCTCGGGTAGAAAACGGCTTTACAAATCCACAAAAAATTAAAATCATTCCATCAAAAAACAATTTTAAAGGAAATGTATATATCCTATCTAGCCATTTAACATCGAGTGCATCAGAAATTCTTGTTTTGGCATCTTTGGTCAACACAAATTTCAAAAGAATTGGAGCGACAACTGAAGGGATATTTTCTTCAACTTTAGATAAAAAACTTCCAAATGGTTGGGAATACGAGTTATCTAACGAAGTTTATGAAGATGTAAAAGGCAGAAATTACGAGAATATTGGAATTTCGCCAGATTATCAATTGGAATATTCAAAAAACAAAGACGATTTTTTAGATCAATTATCAAATGATTTAAAAGACAGAAAAGACAATGCAATAGAATTAGTGATAGAAATTGAAAAAGAGCAATCGGAAAAATAA
- a CDS encoding DUF6090 family protein, giving the protein MLKFYRRIRQRLLTENKFSKYLLYALGEIILVVIGILIALSINNWNEERKESLIEKNYLRRLLADLENDYKTLSFSKALSNERINQVNILSNVIKNQLRSNENPTLIIESIEKVTWRSYLPLSKIVYNELLNSGNMSLIRSEYLRNLLSNYYEDADHWEMILNLEDAQKMFSHETAGLLSIEILTAIENSSSLRNSNPTNELDIHLEELEFHRIVKELSTKKEAIKWLPNIYHYHLLADKVITNLSANNETIKKIVQAELNK; this is encoded by the coding sequence ATGCTAAAATTTTACAGAAGAATTAGACAACGATTGTTAACTGAAAATAAATTCAGCAAATATCTCCTCTATGCTCTTGGTGAAATCATTTTAGTCGTTATAGGTATCCTCATTGCCTTGAGCATCAATAATTGGAATGAAGAAAGAAAGGAAAGTCTTATCGAAAAAAACTATCTAAGAAGATTACTTGCGGATCTTGAAAATGATTATAAAACTCTATCCTTTTCGAAAGCCCTTTCTAACGAACGAATCAATCAAGTCAATATATTATCTAATGTTATTAAAAACCAATTACGGTCGAATGAAAATCCAACTTTAATTATTGAAAGTATTGAAAAAGTAACTTGGCGTTCATATTTACCGCTTTCAAAAATAGTTTACAATGAATTATTAAATTCTGGTAATATGTCCCTCATTAGATCAGAATATTTGAGGAATTTATTATCAAACTATTATGAAGATGCTGATCATTGGGAGATGATCTTAAATTTAGAAGATGCCCAAAAAATGTTTAGTCATGAAACTGCTGGATTATTATCAATTGAAATTTTAACCGCGATAGAAAATTCGTCATCTCTTAGAAATTCGAATCCAACTAATGAATTGGATATTCATCTGGAAGAATTAGAATTTCATCGAATTGTTAAGGAACTTTCTACAAAAAAAGAAGCCATTAAATGGTTGCCAAATATTTACCATTACCACCTTCTTGCAGATAAGGTAATAACAAATTTATCTGCAAATAATGAAACCATAAAAAAAATAGTTCAAGCGGAATTGAATAAATAA
- a CDS encoding amidohydrolase family protein: protein MIYFKNLILLSLFIIMMVFAGCDSSTKSKTIKYSNGYVFNGVSFEEKSFVVKNGELNYSLSAKFDTIVDLKNKYIIPAFGDAHTHNFDDVAKFDSIYKAYIDEGTFYVQVLTNHYSNYLRLKNSLNTTGKIEAKFAHGGITSTGGHPHSLYESQALNYSWRAMLDPTKKDEILSSKLKKDDAYYLIDSVSDISKNWGEIMSKNPDFIKLYLSNIVDRDKNIENNNIGSYGLSEDVLAKIAELAQENNIRLIAHIETVSDFEIALKHNIKYFAHMPGYGGGIGDTKLEELVIPDSLLEKAAKNEIVITPTVSFAKYYAYKWDGTNMSLDTLLLKKKYAFLRRQLIRFKEANITLTLGTDQGFTTLAEEINDIKQINAFSNLELLNILTTTPKIIFPDRKIGELKNGYEATFLVLNDNPLENMNSIGGIILRVKNGIILDKNFQNVVQQCI, encoded by the coding sequence ATGATTTACTTCAAAAACTTAATACTCCTATCGCTCTTCATTATTATGATGGTATTTGCTGGGTGTGATTCCAGTACAAAATCAAAAACTATTAAATACTCTAATGGTTACGTATTTAATGGTGTTAGTTTTGAAGAAAAGAGCTTTGTTGTCAAAAATGGCGAATTAAATTATAGTCTTTCAGCCAAATTCGACACGATAGTTGACCTTAAAAATAAATACATAATACCTGCATTTGGAGATGCGCATACTCATAATTTTGACGATGTCGCAAAATTTGACAGCATATACAAGGCATACATCGATGAAGGAACTTTTTACGTTCAAGTGCTTACGAACCACTATTCTAATTATTTAAGATTAAAGAACTCTTTAAACACTACAGGAAAGATTGAAGCTAAGTTCGCTCATGGTGGAATTACGAGTACTGGAGGTCATCCACATAGTTTATATGAAAGTCAAGCGCTCAACTATTCTTGGCGCGCTATGTTAGATCCAACTAAAAAGGACGAAATATTGTCCAGTAAATTAAAAAAGGATGATGCCTATTATTTGATTGATTCCGTTTCTGATATTAGTAAAAATTGGGGGGAGATAATGTCCAAGAACCCCGACTTTATAAAGCTCTATCTTTCAAATATTGTTGATAGAGATAAAAATATTGAGAATAATAATATTGGTTCTTATGGGCTGTCAGAAGATGTTTTGGCTAAGATAGCAGAATTAGCACAAGAGAATAATATCCGTTTAATTGCTCACATTGAGACAGTTTCAGACTTCGAAATAGCTCTTAAACATAATATAAAATATTTTGCTCATATGCCAGGTTATGGAGGTGGAATAGGAGACACAAAATTAGAGGAATTAGTGATTCCTGATTCCCTACTTGAAAAAGCAGCTAAAAATGAAATTGTTATTACACCTACAGTTTCCTTTGCAAAATACTATGCTTATAAATGGGATGGCACTAATATGAGTTTAGATACCTTATTACTTAAAAAGAAGTATGCATTCTTGAGAAGACAGCTTATACGATTCAAAGAAGCCAACATCACTCTTACTCTAGGAACTGACCAAGGCTTTACGACTCTAGCTGAAGAGATCAATGACATAAAACAGATTAATGCTTTCAGTAATTTGGAATTACTAAATATTTTAACAACAACCCCCAAAATAATCTTCCCGGATAGAAAAATAGGAGAATTAAAAAACGGTTACGAGGCAACCTTTTTAGTTTTGAATGATAACCCGTTAGAGAATATGAATAGCATAGGTGGTATTATTTTGAGAGTAAAGAATGGAATTATTCTGGATAAAAATTTTCAGAACGTTGTACAACAATGCATATAG
- a CDS encoding PspC domain-containing protein has product MSNQNNDDVELKSNNKSDSDLKQKKSNFTKILYRNTNKKVFGGVCSGLANYFGISVILVRILWLILSIFFCFGIIIYIILWIAIPDKKYLESDLDKSDNNSNRDKSNSTKEVVKNSFSVLGIIVIGCFLGFWGGWEYGRSLGYTGGESMGTLMIALSGFVFGGVLASIIGVIIVRKNK; this is encoded by the coding sequence ATGAGTAACCAAAATAATGACGATGTTGAATTAAAATCGAACAATAAATCTGATTCTGATTTAAAACAAAAAAAATCCAATTTTACTAAAATATTATATAGAAATACCAATAAAAAAGTCTTTGGAGGTGTTTGCTCAGGTTTAGCTAATTATTTTGGTATTTCAGTGATATTAGTTCGTATTCTTTGGTTGATTTTATCTATATTTTTCTGTTTTGGAATTATTATTTATATTATCCTGTGGATTGCAATTCCGGATAAAAAATATTTAGAATCTGATTTAGATAAATCTGATAATAATTCTAATCGAGACAAATCTAATTCTACTAAAGAAGTTGTTAAAAATTCATTTTCTGTTCTTGGGATTATTGTAATAGGTTGTTTTCTAGGATTTTGGGGAGGATGGGAGTATGGTAGATCATTAGGTTATACAGGTGGCGAATCTATGGGGACTTTAATGATTGCGTTATCCGGCTTTGTATTTGGTGGAGTTTTAGCCTCAATTATTGGGGTAATAATTGTAAGGAAAAACAAATAA